One part of the Merismopedia glauca CCAP 1448/3 genome encodes these proteins:
- a CDS encoding YqeG family HAD IIIA-type phosphatase produces MSWGAKLQPDLVLGGTILKLTPEILEKHQLKGLILDVDETLVPITSPEASESLLIWVQQMRQVASLWLVSNNISETRIGRIAKAVNLPYLIAASKPSRRKLKQAAEAMALPVEQIAMVGDRLFTDVLAGNRLGMFTILVEPMVDPTMAVRSYPVRNLEVLISQALGVSLQSNLQKYTKKDNS; encoded by the coding sequence ATGTCTTGGGGGGCAAAATTACAGCCTGACTTAGTTCTGGGTGGAACTATCTTGAAGTTAACTCCAGAAATTTTAGAAAAACATCAGCTTAAGGGGCTGATTTTGGACGTAGATGAAACTCTAGTCCCAATTACATCTCCAGAAGCTTCGGAGTCTTTGTTAATTTGGGTGCAACAGATGAGACAAGTCGCGTCTTTGTGGCTAGTCAGCAATAATATCAGTGAAACTCGAATTGGTAGAATTGCTAAAGCTGTCAATCTTCCCTATTTAATTGCTGCTAGTAAACCGTCTCGGCGCAAACTGAAGCAAGCAGCCGAAGCAATGGCTCTTCCTGTAGAACAAATCGCGATGGTAGGCGATCGCCTATTCACTGACGTTCTGGCTGGTAATCGCTTGGGTATGTTTACTATTTTAGTCGAACCGATGGTCGATCCGACAATGGCAGTGCGATCGTACCCAGTTCGTAACTTAGAAGTCTTGATTTCTCAGGCTTTGGGAGTTTCGTTACAATCTAATTTACAAAAATATACAAAAAAAGATAATTCCTGA
- the mltG gene encoding endolytic transglycosylase MltG, which yields MTKSRHQVYYLLGILVSIPLLLGIGGWAWWNWAISPVGASQKVTVQIPPGSAPQAIGEELEKAGLIRSQLVWNLWSKYLSWQNPQGEFKAGTYQLSPSQSLPEIATEIRQGKAVKQEVEYTIKEGWSLQQMAAYFAEEGFFSKEEFLAAVSQIPKDKFPWLPDGLPNLEGFVYPETYKIPQGSLTPQAVIEQMLREFEKVALPVYQQHQSQTQMSLLQWVTLASIVEKESVVAPERPLIAGVFTNRLQKGMRLESDPTVEYGLKIKQTADKPLTIAQVRTPSPYNTYLNAGLPPGPIASPGLPSLEATLMPKKTDYLFFVARYDGTHVFTSNLRDHINATNKIRQQRQNRSQKSEVRSQKLGLNTQQLTTNRG from the coding sequence ATGACCAAATCTCGACATCAGGTTTATTATCTTTTAGGTATTTTGGTGTCTATCCCTCTGCTCTTAGGGATAGGGGGTTGGGCTTGGTGGAATTGGGCAATTTCTCCTGTAGGAGCATCTCAAAAGGTTACAGTCCAAATTCCTCCAGGTAGCGCGCCTCAAGCCATTGGCGAGGAACTAGAAAAAGCTGGATTGATTCGTTCCCAGCTAGTCTGGAATCTTTGGTCAAAATACCTAAGTTGGCAAAATCCTCAAGGAGAGTTTAAAGCTGGGACATACCAATTGTCTCCCAGTCAGTCTTTACCCGAAATAGCTACTGAGATCCGTCAGGGTAAAGCTGTTAAACAAGAGGTAGAATATACCATCAAGGAAGGTTGGTCGTTGCAACAGATGGCAGCATATTTTGCTGAGGAAGGTTTCTTCTCTAAAGAAGAGTTTTTAGCTGCGGTAAGTCAGATTCCTAAAGACAAGTTTCCTTGGCTACCAGATGGATTACCTAATTTAGAAGGTTTTGTGTACCCAGAAACCTATAAAATTCCTCAAGGTTCTCTCACTCCACAAGCAGTCATTGAACAAATGCTGCGGGAATTTGAAAAAGTAGCGCTTCCGGTCTATCAGCAACATCAAAGCCAAACCCAAATGTCACTGTTGCAGTGGGTAACTTTAGCTAGTATTGTCGAAAAAGAATCTGTAGTTGCTCCAGAAAGACCGCTGATTGCGGGTGTGTTTACCAATCGACTCCAAAAAGGAATGCGTCTAGAATCAGATCCTACAGTTGAGTATGGCTTAAAGATTAAACAGACCGCAGATAAGCCATTGACTATCGCTCAAGTTCGGACTCCATCTCCATACAATACTTACCTTAACGCTGGTTTACCTCCAGGTCCTATAGCCAGTCCAGGATTACCTAGTTTAGAAGCGACTCTAATGCCAAAAAAGACAGATTACCTATTTTTTGTGGCGCGCTACGATGGAACTCATGTATTTACTAGTAACCTGAGAGATCATATCAACGCCACCAACAAAATTCGCCAACAACGCCAAAACAGAAGTCAGAAGTCAGAAGTCAGAAGTCAGAAGTTAGGACTTAACACTCAACAGCTAACAACCAATAGAGGTTAA